The genomic DNA GGCCGGCCCCGCCGCCGCCGCGACCGCCGCGACCGGGACGCCGGCGGCGGGTCGCCGCGTCGCGGTCCTCGGGGCGGGGGACATGGGCGCCCGCCACGCCGCGCACTGGGCGGCGGCCGGCGCGAAGGTCGTCGTCGTGGCCGACGCCGACGCGGAGCGCGCGGCGGCGCTCGCCGCGACGCACGGCGCGGAGCCGAGCGACGACCCCGTCGCGGCCGCGGCGCGCGCCGACGTCGACGTCGTGTCGGTGTGCCTCCCGACGTTCCTGCATGCCGGCGTGACGGTCGCGGCGCTCGAGGGGGGCGCGGACGTCCTCAGCGAGAAGCCGGTGTCGCTCACGTTGCGCGACGCCGACGCGATGGCGGCCGCCGCGCGGGCGACGGGCCGGACGCTGCGGGTCGGCTTCATGCGCCGCTTCGATCCGTTGTGGCGCCGCGTCGAGCAGGACGCCGCGCGCGTGGGGGTGCCCGTCATGGCGCAAGCGACGCTGGCGGCGGGCGTCCGCCCGAAGTTGTTGATGCACGACGCGTACGCGAACGGGGGGCCGGTCATCGACATGGCGTGCCACCTGTTCGACCGCTGGGAGCGGGTGTTCGGGACGCCGCCGTTGCGGGTCCGCGCCAGCGGGCACACGTTCGCGGCGGGCAAGGCCGAGGTGGCGGCCATCGAGCACGTCGCGCTGGACACCGTGCAGGTGGACCTCGACTACGGGGCGGCGGGGTCGGCGCAACTGCAGTTGTCGTGGGGCCTGCCCGCGGGCGTGCCGGCGACCGAACGCCACACGTACGTCGGTCCCGACGGCGTCCTGGACGTCGACGAGGACGGCGCGACGTTGCGGCGGGGGCCGGAGGCGACGACGTACGCCGCCAGCGACGTCGACCCGTGGCGGGAGGAGATCTTCGCGTTCGCCCGCGAGCTCGCGGGCGAGGGTCCGCAGGGGGTCGCGGACGTCGCGGCGGGGGTGCGCGCGTTGCGCGCCTCGTTAGCGGTGCTGGAGGCGGTCCGTTCCGGTCGCGCGGTGGACCCCGCGATGCTGCAGCCGGAGACGGAGGCGGCGTGAGCGGGGGGACGGCCGGCGGCGTGCGGGTGGGGTTGGTCGGGGCGGGCCGTTGGGCGGGCCTGCACCGCGAGGCGTTGCGGCGGCTGGGGAGCGACGCGGCGGCGGTGCTGGTGTCGAGCGACGCCAGCGTCCGCCGCGTCGAGAGCGAGTGGGGCGTGCCGGCGTCGAGCGACGCCGACGCGTTCTTCGAACGCGATCTGGACGCCGTGATCATCGCGAGCCCGAACCACCTGCACGCGCCGCAGGCGATCCGGGCGTTGCGGGCGGGCCTGCACGTGCTTCTGGAGAAGCCGATGGCGCTGACGGTCGAGGACGCCGACGCGGTCCGCGCCGAAGCGGACGCCGCGGGGCGCGTCCTGGCGCTCGGGCACGAGATCCGCGCGTTCGCGTGGGCGGCGGAGGCGAAACGCCTGCTGGACGCCGGCGCGCTCGGGACGCCGCGCTACGTGGGGATCGACCTGTGGCGGCGGCCGTACCGGGCGGGGGCGGGGGGCTGGAAGGCGGATCCGGCGAAGGTCGGCAGTTCGATCCTCGAGGAACCGATCCACTACCTCGACCTCGCGACCTGGTGGTTGGGGCCGGCGGACGCCCTGCAGGCGTTCGCGACGAGTCGGGCGGGGCGCGAGGGCGCGTGGGAGAACCTCGACGTGCGGCTGTGGATGGGGTCGGCGCAGGCCAGCGTCACGCGCAGCATCGCGGCGTGGGGGCACCGCGTCGACGTGCGGATCGTGGGGGACGCCGGCGCGTACCGCGCGTCGTGGGCGGGCGCCTTCGACGCCGATCCCGCCCCCCGCGTGGAGGGGTGGTTGCACCGCGGCGAGGATCGCGACGCGCCGCCCGAAGCGCT from Trueperaceae bacterium includes the following:
- a CDS encoding Gfo/Idh/MocA family oxidoreductase, which codes for MSGGTAGGVRVGLVGAGRWAGLHREALRRLGSDAAAVLVSSDASVRRVESEWGVPASSDADAFFERDLDAVIIASPNHLHAPQAIRALRAGLHVLLEKPMALTVEDADAVRAEADAAGRVLALGHEIRAFAWAAEAKRLLDAGALGTPRYVGIDLWRRPYRAGAGGWKADPAKVGSSILEEPIHYLDLATWWLGPADALQAFATSRAGREGAWENLDVRLWMGSAQASVTRSIAAWGHRVDVRIVGDAGAYRASWAGAFDADPAPRVEGWLHRGEDRDAPPEALDLPAATGHAFDLPTQTEAFLAAVRGDGAPIATGVDGVEAVRTSLAAQRSLEAGEARLDLRT
- a CDS encoding Gfo/Idh/MocA family oxidoreductase, giving the protein AGPAAAATAATGTPAAGRRVAVLGAGDMGARHAAHWAAAGAKVVVVADADAERAAALAATHGAEPSDDPVAAAARADVDVVSVCLPTFLHAGVTVAALEGGADVLSEKPVSLTLRDADAMAAAARATGRTLRVGFMRRFDPLWRRVEQDAARVGVPVMAQATLAAGVRPKLLMHDAYANGGPVIDMACHLFDRWERVFGTPPLRVRASGHTFAAGKAEVAAIEHVALDTVQVDLDYGAAGSAQLQLSWGLPAGVPATERHTYVGPDGVLDVDEDGATLRRGPEATTYAASDVDPWREEIFAFARELAGEGPQGVADVAAGVRALRASLAVLEAVRSGRAVDPAMLQPETEAA